TCGATGCGCTGATCTACGCGCAACGGCAGTTCAACGACGACCCGGACCGCGACAAGAACGCGTCTGTCAGCATCTGGGCTAGCGAGACCACCGCCTTTACCACCGCCGACCCCGGCACCGCCGCAGACATCGTCGACCTCGTGCTGGATGTCACCGACGACACCTTCCTCTTCTACGCGCTGCCGACCACGATCTCGGGCCGGTACTTCCGTCTCGAGTTTGAGGACTCGCCGACGAACATGCGGTTCGACGAGTTCGGCAACCCCATCCCCAGCGCCGACTCCACAGGCGGCTCCGAGCTGCGCTTCAACAACGCCCCGGAGCCCGGCTCGCTCGCGCTGCTCGGGCTTGGCGCGATGGCGATGATTCGCCGTCGCCGCTGAAGCGGCCCAGGCACCCTCCTAAAATGCAACGAAGCCCCGGTATAGCCGGGGCTTTTCTTGCGCGGTGTTGTGCGGTGCAAAAGGCGGGGTGCTAAACGACCCACACGTACACCCGCACCCACGGAATACCTTGGCACTGATTCAGTTGCCTCGGCCTCAATCACCCGTGACCAGCACCTTGCCTGCGGCGACGCTGCCGAGTGTGGTCGGCGCGGCTCGGCCGACCTTGACGGTGATCGCGTCGGCGGCGGGGTCGTTGGTGATGACGGTGAGTTGCGTGCCGGGTGTGAGCCCGTTGCGCTCGGCGAATTGCAGGAACCGGGGCAGCGTGTCGAGCAGCCGCCCGACGGTAACGCTTTGACCCGGGCGGCAGTCGGTCAGCGGGCGCATCTCGATCGTGCGCATCGGCCCGCTCCCGGGCGCGGGCGGGATCGGCGAGCCGTGCGGGTCGGCGGTGGGGTGGCCCAGGTACGCGTCGAGCTTGTCGAGCACCTTCTCGGAGACGGCGTGCTCCAGCACCTCGGCCTCCTCGTGGACCTCGGCCCAGTCGAGCCCAAGTACCTGCACCAGGAACGTCTCGACGATGCGGTGGCGGCGCAACACCGCCCGCGCGAGCTTCCGCCCGCGCGCCGTGAGCCGGACGCCCTTGCGCGGGGTGTAGTCCAGCAGCCCCTCGTCGGCGAAGCGCTTGACCATCGTCGTCGCGGTGCCCGGCGTGACGTCGAGCGCTTCGGCCAGGTGGCCCATCGCGACGAGCCCACGGCCCGGCTGGCGCTGCTGGAGCTGGTACACGGCCTTGATGTAGTCCTGCGTCGTCGTCGATGCGTCCATAACGTGTCCTTGACATGGAGATGTAGCTGGATATGATACATCGAGAAATAGACTTTGACCAATCAAACTAATGGGAGTGTCGGTGATGCAAGACGGCGGTATCGGCTCGATGAAAAAGGTGTTTGCGGCGGGGCTGCTCGGCGCCCTCGTTTTGGCAGGCCTCGCCGGCTGCACGCAGGACGAGTCCGCCGAAGACGGCCGGATCACTATCGTCGCGACGACGACGATGATCGCGGACGCCGCGCGGGTGATCGCGGGTGACGACGCCGAGGTCGTGGGCATCATGCGTGACGGCGAGGACCCGCACATCTACCGCGCCAAGCCCGCCGACGCGACCGCGATCGCCGATGCGGATGTCGTCCTCACCAACGGGCTTCATCTCGAAGCGACGCTGGGGCACATCGTCGAAAACAAAGCCACCGGCGTCGTCGCCCACCTCGCCGAGCAGGACGGCATCACCCCCATCACCGGTCAGGACGGCGAGGGCGCACCCGACCCGCACTGCTGGATGGATGTGCAGATCTTCAAGCAGTATGTCGAGGGCATCCGCGACGCGCTGGTCGAGGCGGACCCGGACCACGCCGAGGGCTACCGAGAACGCGCCGACGCCTACTTGGCCGAGCTCGACGCGTTGGATGCCTGGGTGCGCGAGCAGTTCGAGGCGGTGCCCGAGGCCCAGCGGGTTATCATCACGAGCCACGACGCGTTCAACTATTTTGGCCGGGCGTACGGTGTCGAGGTGCACGGCGTCGTGGGCATCAGCACCGAGCAGCAGGCGAGCCCGCGCGATATCCAGCGGCTCGAAACACTCGTGCGTGAGCGCGGCGTCAAGGCCGTGTTCCACGAGACGTCGGTGGTGCAGTCGCTCAATGACTTGGTTGAGCAGGTCGCCGACTCGACCGGCATCCGCGTGGGCGGCTCGCTCTACAGTGACTCGCTGGGCAAGCCCGACACGGACGCGGGCACCTACATCGGGATGATCCGGCACAACACCACGACGATGGTCGAGGCGCTGCGCTAGCCCGGGCCAGAGTCCCACCATGCTGAAAGCCGAGACACAACCCGATTTGACGCAGACGCCGGTCGTCCAGGCCGAAGGGCTCACCGTCGCGTACGACGCCCGGCCGGTGCTGCGGTCGGTCTCGTTCTCGGTCATGCCCGGCGAGATGGTCGGGGTGATCGGCCCCAACGGCGCGGGCAAGAGCACGCTGCTCAAGTGTATGCTCGGGCTCATCGACGCCGACTACGGCCGGGTCCGTCTGTTCGGCGATTCGGTGCGGTCGCAGCGCGGGCGGGTGGCGTACGTGCCGCAGACCGAGTCGGTGGACTGGGACTTCCCGGTGACGGTGTTCGATGTCGTGATGATGGGGCGGGCGCTCTCGGGACCATTGGGCTGGCCACGCAAGGGCGATAAGCAGTCGGCCGCGCGGGCGCTCGAGCAGGTCGGGATGGCGAAGTTCGCGAAGCGACACATCCGCCAGCTCTCGGGCGGGCAGCAGCGGCGCGTGTTCCTCGCGCGGGCGCTGTGCCAGGAGGCGGAGTTGCTGCTGCTCGACGAGCCATTCGCCGGGGTGGATGCCGCGTCGGAGCAGGCGATCTTTACGCTGATCGACGACATCCGCGACCTGGGCAAGACCGTCATGGTCGTGAACCACGACCTGTCGATCCTCGAGCGCTTTGACCGGGTCCTGATGCTGAACCAGCGTGTGATCGCGCTGGGCCCGCCGGGCGAGACCGTGAACGATGACAACCTGCGCGCGACGTATGGCGGCCGGCTGTCGCTGCTCGACCAGGCGGACGAGACGCTGCGGCGTCGGAGAATGAACCGTGACCCCCACCTTGATCGCACTACTCCAGATTAGCCCGGACCAGGCGCTCGAGCCCTGGACGCTGCGCTGGCTGACGCAGACGCTGTGCACGATGCTCGTGGGGACGACCTGCGGGCTGCTGGGCTGCTTCGTCGTGCTGCGCCGTATGGCGCTCATCGGCGATGCGCTGTCGCACGCCGTCCTGCCCGGCGTGGTGCTCGCGTTCCTCTTTACAGGCGACACGCAGCCGATCCCGCTGCTCATCGGCGCAACGCTA
The sequence above is a segment of the Phycisphaeraceae bacterium D3-23 genome. Coding sequences within it:
- a CDS encoding PEP-CTERM sorting domain-containing protein; the protein is MNLYVSHSARCLAASSLLWASAASGDIISPDGTLYTITDQTPPINANYAADNLFDQALEIGDDPGNGDDEGRSWGTLSSDGANGTIGDGIGRSDVVAFELDQVYLIDALIYAQRQFNDDPDRDKNASVSIWASETTAFTTADPGTAADIVDLVLDVTDDTFLFYALPTTISGRYFRLEFEDSPTNMRFDEFGNPIPSADSTGGSELRFNNAPEPGSLALLGLGAMAMIRRRR
- a CDS encoding metal-dependent transcriptional regulator, with protein sequence MDASTTTQDYIKAVYQLQQRQPGRGLVAMGHLAEALDVTPGTATTMVKRFADEGLLDYTPRKGVRLTARGRKLARAVLRRHRIVETFLVQVLGLDWAEVHEEAEVLEHAVSEKVLDKLDAYLGHPTADPHGSPIPPAPGSGPMRTIEMRPLTDCRPGQSVTVGRLLDTLPRFLQFAERNGLTPGTQLTVITNDPAADAITVKVGRAAPTTLGSVAAGKVLVTGD
- a CDS encoding zinc ABC transporter substrate-binding protein, which encodes MQDGGIGSMKKVFAAGLLGALVLAGLAGCTQDESAEDGRITIVATTTMIADAARVIAGDDAEVVGIMRDGEDPHIYRAKPADATAIADADVVLTNGLHLEATLGHIVENKATGVVAHLAEQDGITPITGQDGEGAPDPHCWMDVQIFKQYVEGIRDALVEADPDHAEGYRERADAYLAELDALDAWVREQFEAVPEAQRVIITSHDAFNYFGRAYGVEVHGVVGISTEQQASPRDIQRLETLVRERGVKAVFHETSVVQSLNDLVEQVADSTGIRVGGSLYSDSLGKPDTDAGTYIGMIRHNTTTMVEALR
- a CDS encoding metal ABC transporter ATP-binding protein: MLKAETQPDLTQTPVVQAEGLTVAYDARPVLRSVSFSVMPGEMVGVIGPNGAGKSTLLKCMLGLIDADYGRVRLFGDSVRSQRGRVAYVPQTESVDWDFPVTVFDVVMMGRALSGPLGWPRKGDKQSAARALEQVGMAKFAKRHIRQLSGGQQRRVFLARALCQEAELLLLDEPFAGVDAASEQAIFTLIDDIRDLGKTVMVVNHDLSILERFDRVLMLNQRVIALGPPGETVNDDNLRATYGGRLSLLDQADETLRRRRMNRDPHLDRTTPD